The following coding sequences are from one Nicotiana tabacum cultivar K326 chromosome 1, ASM71507v2, whole genome shotgun sequence window:
- the LOC142162612 gene encoding uncharacterized protein LOC142162612, whose product MALIEECSSRIQSKLPHKLKDPYGFTIQISIGKHTVGRTLCDLRASINLMLLSVFRQLGLGESRPTMVILQLANHSLAHPKGVIEDVLVQVSSFIFPTDFIILDYEPDQEVPFILGHPFLATS is encoded by the coding sequence ATGGCACTCATTGAAGAATGTAGCTCAAGGATTCAAAGCAAGCTACCTCATAAATTGAAGGATCCATATGGTTTCACTATCCAAATCTCGATTGGTAAGCACACAGTCGGGCGAACTTTGTGTGATCTTAGAGCGAGCATCAATTTGATGTTGTTATCTGTGTTCAGACAATTGGGGTTGGGTGAGTCGCGCCCAACTATGGTGATTTTGCAGTTGGCTAATCACTCTCTTGCTCATCCTAAAGGTGTAattgaagatgtgttagttcaagTGAGTTCTTTCATATTCCCTACTGATTTTATTATCTTGGACTATGAGCCTGATCAGGAAGTCCCATTTATTTTGGGGCACCCATTCCTAGCCACGAGCTGA